Proteins encoded together in one bacterium window:
- a CDS encoding FtsQ-type POTRA domain-containing protein encodes LARRRRKRAGARRRWLPPLLTGLVTAVLAAVAWWTLTSPTFRIAKVETSRYRFTSKETLDRRLRGWLERDLNIWTLDGDSLTREIEALPWVRRVKIGRRLPSTLQVDIWEWRPLLLLTDGDGRPHAHGLALVQNGEALPLPDHLPPPDLPLLVDERDVAPRDAAESARLLDLLAAMRETGLEMACEVDFILRERRGLVVVLAGDRGRLVVGREDFATRLQRYLDVAERVPSGAEIDLRFERQVYIEESRRACRYAPARNG; translated from the coding sequence CCTTGGCCCGGCGCCGCCGGAAGCGTGCTGGAGCCCGGCGCCGCTGGTTGCCGCCGCTGCTGACCGGACTCGTGACGGCGGTCCTCGCGGCGGTGGCCTGGTGGACGTTGACTTCGCCGACTTTCCGGATTGCGAAGGTGGAGACCAGCCGCTACCGCTTCACGAGCAAGGAGACCCTCGACCGCCGTCTGCGGGGGTGGCTGGAGCGGGACCTGAACATCTGGACCCTCGACGGCGATTCCCTGACTCGGGAGATCGAAGCCCTGCCCTGGGTGCGTCGTGTGAAGATCGGGCGCAGATTGCCCTCGACCCTGCAGGTGGACATCTGGGAATGGCGGCCGCTGCTGCTGCTGACGGACGGGGACGGGCGTCCCCATGCCCACGGCCTGGCCCTGGTGCAGAACGGCGAGGCGTTGCCGCTGCCCGATCACCTGCCGCCGCCGGATCTGCCCCTGCTGGTGGACGAGCGGGACGTCGCCCCCCGCGACGCCGCGGAGTCGGCACGTCTGCTGGACCTGCTGGCGGCCATGCGTGAGACCGGACTCGAGATGGCCTGCGAAGTGGATTTCATCCTGCGCGAGCGGCGCGGGCTGGTCGTGGTCCTGGCGGGCGACCGTGGCCGCCTCGTCGTCGGGCGCGAGGACTTCGCGACCAGATTGCAAAGGTATCTCGACGTGGCGGAGCGGGTGCCGTCCGGGGCGGAGATCGATCTGCGCTTCGAGAGGCAGGTCTACATCGAGGAATCGCGGCGCGCGTGTCGCTATGCGCCGGCGCGGAACGGGTGA
- the ftsA gene encoding cell division protein FtsA: MEYDQLIVVCDLGTTEFRTLVAAPAADGGLQVLGAGVSEAAGFRDGDFVDIGSGSRALARAVRMAESDADVDISGFYYGISGSHLRSVWARGRHQIGPGRRSVTDADIAAVIERANSIAIPFDHAILATNPVAFSVDGIGGIVDPVDRRGSMLEVNAYLITGSRSVQSSIEKTIERAGYHAAGWRIDALATAQCLLSAQEQREGVVLIDVGGHMTQWVIFRSGRIAGSGMVPWGGAHMTSDLAHGLRVGQTTAEATKCESGLVLRSMAHDEVDTDVLFDDDDDVDVSPGLIAAILEPRLEEIFRLVREDMGASFEPGLLLRGAVVTGGGARCEGTAELCEEVLGLPAEVRLAPYGLSGGRQLPDGQWATAVGLAFWALAGDEPVVPPEGTQAGGRGVGGFFKGLFRRG; encoded by the coding sequence ATGGAATACGACCAGTTGATCGTCGTTTGCGACCTGGGAACCACCGAATTCCGCACCCTGGTGGCCGCGCCGGCGGCGGACGGCGGGCTCCAGGTGCTCGGCGCCGGTGTATCCGAGGCCGCGGGTTTCCGCGACGGGGATTTCGTGGACATCGGCTCGGGCAGCCGCGCGCTGGCCCGCGCCGTGCGCATGGCCGAGAGCGATGCCGACGTGGATATCTCCGGCTTCTACTACGGCATCTCCGGCTCGCATCTGCGGTCGGTCTGGGCGCGGGGCCGGCACCAGATCGGCCCCGGCCGCCGCTCGGTCACCGATGCCGACATCGCCGCCGTCATCGAGCGCGCCAACAGCATCGCCATTCCCTTCGACCATGCCATTCTGGCGACGAATCCGGTCGCTTTCAGCGTGGACGGGATCGGCGGCATCGTCGATCCCGTCGACCGGCGGGGCAGCATGCTCGAGGTCAACGCCTACCTGATCACCGGTTCGCGCAGCGTGCAGAGCAGCATCGAGAAAACCATCGAGCGCGCGGGGTATCACGCCGCTGGCTGGCGCATCGACGCGCTGGCCACCGCCCAGTGCCTCCTGTCTGCGCAGGAACAGCGGGAGGGCGTGGTCCTGATCGACGTGGGCGGGCACATGACGCAGTGGGTGATCTTCCGGTCCGGGCGGATCGCCGGCAGCGGCATGGTGCCCTGGGGCGGCGCCCACATGACCAGCGATCTGGCCCACGGCCTGCGTGTGGGGCAGACCACCGCCGAGGCGACGAAGTGCGAGAGCGGGCTGGTCCTGCGCAGCATGGCCCACGACGAGGTCGACACCGACGTGCTGTTTGACGACGACGACGACGTCGACGTCTCGCCCGGCTTGATCGCCGCGATCCTGGAACCCCGGCTCGAGGAGATATTCCGCCTCGTGCGCGAGGACATGGGCGCCTCCTTCGAGCCCGGCCTGCTGCTCAGGGGAGCCGTCGTCACCGGCGGCGGCGCCCGCTGCGAGGGCACGGCCGAACTCTGCGAGGAGGTGCTCGGACTGCCCGCCGAGGTGCGGCTGGCGCCGTACGGCCTCAGCGGCGGGCGACAGCTGCCGGACGGCCAGTGGGCCACGGCGGTCGGCCTGGCGTTCTGGGCCCTGGCGGGGGATGAACCCGTCGTTCCCCCCGAGGGTACGCAGGCTGGTGGCAGGGGGGTGGGTGGCTTTTTCAAGGGCCTGTTCCGGCGCGGCTGA
- the ftsZ gene encoding cell division protein FtsZ — protein MTFELVEPIEKLARIRVAGIGGAGGNAINRMIEAGLRGVEFVAVNTDLQALRESRADSVLQIGGRATRGLGSGGDPLVGRQAIEEDLDTITDALEGSDMVFVTAGMGGGTGTGAAPVVARVAREQGALTVGIVTKPFRFEGRVRQQQAEAGLAELREAVDTLIVIPNERLLEVVPDGTSMTEAFGFADNVLYEATRGIHDIIMKPHQVNLDFADVRSIMAGMGVALMGTGKASGDGRAESAARKAISSPLLEDVDIAGAKGVLVNLTGGEVGLQETNTVMSLVQEAAGDQAHIIFGYGTDPDLGDTLQVTVIATGFDGTCTYQPVPQPRAQTARPTERVAPARTGADLRERPAYAMAAAAGTTLISTVHDARVEPRSTPAGDPGVTPGVAQDPPASPTTIRFTLAEPDPHPSLRPESALRASPDAQASPRGGVVHPAKVSSREAFMSDALMRDLSEPAYTRKYMD, from the coding sequence ATGACGTTCGAACTCGTCGAACCCATCGAAAAACTCGCGCGTATCCGAGTCGCCGGCATCGGCGGTGCGGGTGGCAACGCCATCAACCGCATGATCGAAGCCGGTCTGCGCGGCGTGGAATTCGTGGCCGTGAACACGGACCTCCAGGCCTTGCGCGAATCGCGTGCGGACTCGGTTCTCCAGATCGGCGGTCGCGCCACGCGCGGGCTGGGCTCGGGCGGGGATCCGCTGGTCGGCCGGCAGGCGATCGAAGAGGATCTGGACACCATCACCGACGCGCTCGAAGGCAGCGACATGGTCTTCGTGACCGCCGGCATGGGCGGGGGCACCGGCACCGGCGCCGCGCCCGTGGTGGCGCGTGTCGCCCGCGAGCAGGGCGCCCTGACCGTAGGCATCGTCACCAAGCCGTTTCGCTTCGAGGGCCGCGTCCGGCAGCAGCAGGCCGAGGCCGGTCTGGCCGAACTGCGCGAGGCCGTAGACACGCTCATCGTGATCCCCAACGAGCGCCTGCTCGAGGTCGTGCCCGACGGCACGTCGATGACCGAGGCCTTCGGCTTTGCGGACAACGTCCTCTACGAGGCGACACGCGGCATCCACGACATCATCATGAAACCGCACCAGGTGAACCTCGACTTCGCGGACGTGCGGTCCATCATGGCCGGCATGGGCGTGGCGCTCATGGGTACCGGCAAGGCGTCGGGCGACGGCAGGGCGGAGTCGGCCGCCCGCAAGGCCATCAGTTCGCCTCTGCTCGAGGACGTGGACATCGCCGGCGCCAAGGGCGTCCTGGTCAACCTGACCGGCGGCGAGGTCGGACTGCAGGAGACCAACACGGTCATGTCGCTGGTCCAGGAAGCCGCCGGCGACCAGGCGCACATCATCTTCGGCTACGGCACCGATCCGGATCTCGGCGACACCCTGCAGGTCACCGTCATCGCCACCGGTTTCGACGGGACCTGCACCTACCAGCCGGTTCCTCAGCCCCGTGCCCAAACCGCCCGGCCGACGGAGCGCGTCGCGCCGGCGCGCACCGGCGCGGACCTGCGGGAGAGGCCCGCCTACGCCATGGCCGCCGCGGCTGGTACGACGCTGATCTCCACCGTGCACGACGCCCGTGTCGAGCCGCGATCGACACCGGCTGGGGATCCCGGGGTAACGCCCGGGGTCGCGCAGGATCCCCCGGCCTCGCCGACGACCATCCGCTTCACACTGGCCGAGCCCGATCCGCATCCGTCGCTGCGGCCCGAGTCGGCGCTGCGGGCGAGTCCCGACGCCCAGGCGTCGCCGCGGGGAGGCGTCGTCCATCCGGCCAAAGTATCGAGCCGGGAGGCGTTCATGAGCGACGCGTTGATGCGCGATCTGTCGGAGCCGGCCTACACGCGCAAGTACATGGACTGA
- a CDS encoding peptidylprolyl isomerase: MRSLFILAYLLVALSAVARSQTAVSDDAAATACRDGMSAYLAGRHAEAAPDLAACAQSEPAPLEALLALTAISLDSDSPFEAVAWSARAAETYPESADARYFYGRALSAAGDADAALRQWEQGLALKTEHPGLLRELAHLHLERGQDSAAYGLLTQLVRVGGGDGWAHRRLSELAGERALWRQALRHWNDALSFGPQVGPDLRRAGELAILAGDTAYAVQAGQRAVATDPSAASYALLGEAHFASRDFEAAEADLRRSLELDPELSAARFHLANVLELLDRVEESEGEFRHYTAMEPQDPLGFYNFAVHLDKRGRTREALLNAEQACTIDSTLLGPRILRGSLLEKLGDDAGALREAEAVLGLAVNDRGRMTAWRDGIRERVAAAEASAAAGMVLLLHLVTPDSAALAGAERDLVAGMDFSVVATRYSVGPTAAQGGAIGWIDPREMTDALRRAIEVLDIQEISPPVAAGGLFHIFKRVR, translated from the coding sequence ATGCGAAGCCTGTTCATCCTCGCCTACCTGCTGGTGGCGCTGTCCGCCGTTGCGCGATCCCAGACCGCCGTCTCGGATGACGCGGCGGCGACCGCCTGCCGCGACGGCATGTCCGCCTATCTCGCCGGGCGCCACGCAGAAGCCGCGCCGGACCTTGCGGCCTGCGCCCAGAGCGAGCCGGCGCCGCTCGAGGCCCTGCTGGCCCTGACCGCCATTTCGCTCGACAGCGACAGCCCGTTCGAGGCGGTCGCCTGGTCCGCGCGGGCTGCCGAGACCTACCCGGAATCTGCCGACGCACGCTACTTCTACGGCCGCGCGCTCTCAGCGGCCGGCGACGCCGATGCGGCCTTGCGCCAGTGGGAGCAGGGCCTGGCCTTGAAGACGGAGCATCCGGGCCTGTTGCGCGAGTTGGCCCACCTCCATCTGGAGAGGGGACAGGACAGTGCCGCCTACGGTCTCCTGACCCAGCTTGTGCGCGTCGGCGGCGGCGACGGCTGGGCCCATCGCCGGCTCTCCGAGCTGGCCGGCGAGCGCGCCCTCTGGCGCCAGGCGCTGCGTCACTGGAACGACGCCCTGAGCTTCGGCCCCCAGGTCGGCCCGGATCTGCGCAGAGCGGGAGAGCTGGCGATCCTGGCCGGCGACACGGCCTACGCGGTGCAGGCCGGGCAGCGAGCCGTCGCCACGGATCCCTCGGCGGCCTCCTACGCGCTGCTCGGCGAAGCCCATTTCGCTTCGCGCGATTTCGAGGCCGCGGAAGCCGACCTGCGCCGGTCGCTGGAGCTGGACCCGGAACTGTCCGCTGCGCGCTTCCATCTGGCGAACGTGCTGGAGTTGCTGGACCGGGTCGAGGAGTCGGAGGGGGAATTCCGTCACTACACGGCCATGGAGCCACAGGACCCGCTGGGCTTCTACAACTTCGCGGTCCATCTCGACAAGCGCGGCCGGACCCGCGAGGCCCTGCTCAACGCCGAGCAGGCCTGCACCATCGATTCCACTTTGCTTGGACCGCGCATCCTGCGCGGCAGCCTGCTCGAGAAGCTGGGTGACGACGCGGGGGCGCTGCGGGAGGCGGAAGCCGTGCTGGGGCTTGCCGTCAACGACCGCGGACGCATGACCGCCTGGCGGGACGGGATCCGCGAGCGCGTGGCCGCGGCGGAGGCGTCGGCCGCGGCCGGCATGGTGCTGCTGTTGCATCTGGTCACGCCGGACAGCGCGGCGTTGGCCGGGGCCGAGCGGGATCTTGTCGCCGGTATGGATTTCTCGGTGGTGGCCACCCGCTACAGCGTCGGCCCCACGGCGGCCCAGGGAGGCGCCATCGGCTGGATCGAT